DNA from Chelonoidis abingdonii isolate Lonesome George unplaced genomic scaffold, CheloAbing_2.0 scaffold1069, whole genome shotgun sequence:
GGAAGGGGCGGGTCTAACGCTACATTCAACCAATCCTAGGAGGACTAGCATTAGCTCAACCAATTAAAGGCCAAACAGGATCGCAGTTTAACCAATCAGTGTCCGGGACACCTCCATCTGTCGCCGGCAGCCCAGTGCCTTCTCTGTTGGCCAATAAAACATTGGAGCGGGAAACTGACCGGCGACTCCTCGAGCCAATCAGCGCGGACTTAGGGAGGGAGTGGCAGGGTCCTCAACAAATGGACACCCAAGAGCGGGCAGCTCAGAACGGGGCGCACTGCGCCAATGGGGAGGGGCCGTTGGTGACAGTTGGGCGGTTGATTGGCGATTGTCTCAACCAATAGGAGAGAAGGGATGGCGGAAGTGGCCGCCAATGGAAAGGAAGGCGGGAGGGAGCCAGGCAGCAGCCAATGGGAAGTGGGCTGGAGGTTGGCCGAGTTGAAAAGGATTCTGGGAGTTTGGTCAAGTGGTGCTaacccagggggagggggagccaggactcctgggttctgtcccagctcttggaggggagtgggggctgggagcccggatgcctgggttcgcTCCCTAGCTTGGGGGAGGGGCGAGGCCCCAGGCTTTCCTGGCAGGTGCTGCCCAGGGGGGAAGGGAATCGGATTCACATGACATGAAACAGCAggtccctggggggggggggggggcgggggggtcacaCATGGGCGGTGCAGGAAGCGTTTGCGAGGGAGTGCAGTAGCCCCTGGAAACATCCCAGCACCTTCTGGGGCGGGCGCAGGGTTGGCTCAGCAGggcctgcaggagcccctgggATGGGGCTACCCTGCGTGGGGGGCGGGGGACGCCCCCCTCCACATGGTACActtctcccctttctccttcactgACCAAAGACCTTAAAGCTCAGTGGTTTTGAGCAATTTTGGGCCTGATAAACCCAGGCTGAGTTCATCCATGAGGGCGGCCATTTTAGGGATTTAGTTGGGTTGGtccatgctttgagcagggggtggactagattacctccctGAGGTTTCCCtaccaaccctatgattctaaagACCCCAGCTGCTTCCATCCTGCCTTCACATGtgagggtgggagccaggactcctgggtttctctgTCAGGGGAGTGGGTGAAGTTTGGCGGTGGGAACTGATTGTGCTTCCCATTTATAACCTAACACAGCGGTTGTCCCACCCCCTTCACTCATGAAATGTTCACTCGGACCCTTAGGATGGCCACTGCATCATTGAGCCTTGTTTGCAGAGGTCCTTTACAGGGAGATTCAGCCTGCTCGGGATTGGAGGCACTTGAATTGTGGAGGGCTTATTGCACAAGTATCCCCTCCCATCAAACTTCCTCACCCAATCCCACCTGGTTAATTCAGGTGATCATCCCTTCCGTCCCCTGTACCGAGCTTTGGCACGACACAGGGCAGGTGTAGATCCGCGGTTGTTGGGGTAACAGGGCATGAGGCTGGCCCCCTAAACGCAGGATCGGtgtccaggggggtggggaggctgcccagagctgggcagaggtGGCGTGAAGGCTGCCAAGTTGTTTGGTGGCTCGGacgagacccccccccccccccccccaaaaaaaaacccaggcacCCAAGAAGGCGAAGAGGAAGGCAGCCGAAGGCAGCTCCAATGTCTTCTCTATGTTTGACCAAACCCAAATCCAGGAGTTCAAAGAGGTGAGAAGGAGGTAGGGTggatgaggggcagggagggatgagggtggggggaagattgGCACCTCCAGTCTATTCCACTGTCTCCAGGGGGCGGGATCATCCCACCAAACCTTGATATTCTAGGGTGGGGTACGGGGCTCCATCTTCCCAAGTCCTCCTCGCTCCCGCGACCCTCCAAAATGACCCCGCCTCGCCCGATCCGACAGAGAGATGCCTCCCCACTGCGTCCTTCTCCCGGGGGGCGGCAGTCTCCCCAGCTCCCATCTCTCCCGGCACAGACCGGGCCGTTTCCTTCCCCGGATCCCGAGGACCGAGCGTCTATTTTGGGGGCTGGTGGGTAGAGATGTGACATCTATGATTGGGGTTGGAGGCGCCTTACAAGGAAATCCCTGGAGATGTGgaattgggtgggggaggggtgccatTGGGCCATCTCCATCTTTGCTGGGGGGTAGCTTCCCTCCCTCCGTCTCTGGagagctcctcagctcctccGGCATGCAGCACCTGTCCCCCACGGGAGGGGGGCTGCGTCGGGATGGGGGCACGCCGCCAGACGGGGATTCCTGGCGTTCCTTCCGTCCCCGAGGAGCCGGGAGCGGGGGCTGGGCGACAGGTGTCTCCGGGAACAGCTGCAAGGGGGGAGGCTGGGCTGCAGAGAGCCATATGGCCCTTGGCATCTCCCCATTCCCATGATCCTTTGCTGCTCTCTCACTTAGGCCTTCACTGTCATTGACCAGAACAGAGATGGCATCATCGACAAGGAAGACCTGAGAGACACATTCGCCGCCATGGGTAAAGAGGCGGGGCCAGACCAGGGTGGGAGGGGCTTCTCTGGGATGGGAGGGGCttctctggggtgggaggggccaTTCAAAGGGGGTGGGGTCTAGCTAGGCAGGAAGGACCTGTTCCAGGAGGGGGGAATGGGATTCCCCCCCACACTTTATAACCCTTCCTCCTGTTGGCAGGGCGCCTGAATGTGAAGAACGAGGAGCTGGACGCCATGATTAAAG
Protein-coding regions in this window:
- the LOC116835956 gene encoding myosin regulatory light chain 11; the protein is MFDQTQIQEFKEAFTVIDQNRDGIIDKEDLRDTFAAMGRLNVKNEELDAMIKEASGPINFTVFLTMFGEKLKGADPEDVIMGAFKVLDSEGKGTIKKQ